Proteins encoded by one window of Planctomycetota bacterium:
- a CDS encoding AraC family transcriptional regulator, whose product MPERPLYEMINDAWFQLSGQIPMAPRPFYVGRGLAYRPECDSRTNPQDPMPGHAVVKISLSHGGIGCGGANMRPVRLQPGMAVLREIGETDVWDAYDVKHNGPWEYMGLIFAGRSALATARGIAKRHGRIFSFDLNGLFVKRLLALAREPTHTVRMTGSEGMQLVQELLLHMAVNAETSIRSAPRPQLAAAVEKVISGQLSYTFSITELADMHDVSREHLTRAFKHQYGIPPAQYATQLKMREACRRLRQTDEPIKSIMNAVGFTSRATFARLFRSFAGTTPGEFRRDKNRKAPLT is encoded by the coding sequence ATGCCCGAGCGACCGCTTTATGAAATGATCAACGACGCGTGGTTCCAGCTTTCGGGACAGATCCCGATGGCGCCACGGCCGTTCTATGTCGGGCGTGGTTTGGCCTATCGGCCAGAGTGCGACAGCCGAACCAATCCGCAAGACCCCATGCCCGGACACGCGGTCGTGAAGATCTCGCTGAGCCACGGCGGGATCGGTTGTGGCGGTGCAAACATGCGACCGGTGCGTTTGCAGCCCGGCATGGCCGTCCTGCGCGAGATCGGCGAGACCGACGTGTGGGACGCTTACGACGTGAAGCACAACGGGCCGTGGGAATACATGGGCCTGATCTTCGCCGGCAGGTCCGCACTGGCGACGGCGCGTGGTATTGCCAAGCGTCACGGACGCATTTTCAGCTTCGACCTCAACGGCCTGTTCGTCAAACGCCTGCTGGCGTTGGCCCGCGAGCCCACCCATACCGTGCGAATGACGGGTTCCGAGGGCATGCAGTTGGTGCAGGAACTGCTCCTGCACATGGCCGTCAACGCCGAGACATCGATCCGCAGCGCCCCCCGCCCCCAACTCGCCGCGGCGGTCGAGAAGGTCATCAGCGGCCAACTCAGCTACACGTTTTCCATCACCGAACTGGCCGACATGCACGACGTGTCACGTGAGCATCTCACCCGCGCGTTCAAGCATCAGTACGGCATTCCGCCGGCGCAGTATGCGACGCAGTTGAAAATGCGCGAGGCGTGCCGGCGTCTGCGTCAGACCGATGAGCCGATCAAGTCGATCATGAACGCGGTCGGCTTCACGAGCCGCGCGACGTTCGCCCGGCTCTTCCGTTCGTTCGCAGGCACAACGCCCGGCGAGTTCCGGCGAGACAAGAACCGAAAGGCTCCGCTCACCTGA